One window of the Mycobacterium xenopi genome contains the following:
- the rpsB gene encoding 30S ribosomal protein S2 — MAVVTMKQLLDSGTHFGHQTRRWNPKMKRFIFTDRNGIYIIDLQQTLTYIDKAYEFVKETVAHGGTILFVGTKKQAQESIAAEATRVGMPYVNQRWLGGMLTNFATVHKRLQRLKELEAMEQTGGFEGRTKKEVLGLIREKNKLERSLGGIRDMNKVPSAIWVVDTNKEHIAVGEARKLGIPVIAILDTNCDPDEVDYPIPGNDDAIRSAALLTRVIASAVAEGLQARAGLGRGDGKPEAEAAEPLPEWEQELLAATTPAPEPITTETATEQTTEPS, encoded by the coding sequence ATGGCTGTTGTAACCATGAAGCAGCTGCTCGACAGCGGCACCCACTTCGGGCATCAGACCCGTCGCTGGAATCCCAAGATGAAGCGGTTCATCTTCACCGACCGCAACGGGATCTACATCATCGACCTGCAGCAGACGCTGACCTACATCGACAAGGCGTACGAGTTCGTCAAGGAGACGGTCGCCCACGGCGGGACCATCTTGTTCGTCGGCACCAAGAAGCAGGCACAAGAATCGATCGCCGCCGAAGCCACCCGGGTGGGCATGCCGTATGTGAACCAGCGGTGGCTGGGCGGCATGCTCACCAATTTCGCCACGGTGCACAAGCGGCTGCAGCGGCTCAAAGAGCTCGAGGCGATGGAGCAGACCGGGGGCTTCGAGGGCCGCACCAAAAAGGAAGTGCTGGGCCTGATCCGCGAGAAGAACAAGCTCGAACGCAGCCTGGGCGGTATCCGCGACATGAACAAGGTGCCGTCGGCGATCTGGGTCGTCGACACCAACAAGGAGCACATCGCCGTCGGTGAGGCCCGCAAGCTGGGCATCCCGGTGATCGCGATCCTCGACACCAACTGCGACCCCGACGAGGTGGACTACCCGATCCCCGGCAACGACGACGCGATCCGCTCGGCCGCGCTGCTGACCAGGGTGATCGCCTCCGCGGTGGCCGAAGGCCTGCAGGCCCGCGCCGGTCTGGGCCGCGGCGACGGCAAGCCCGAGGCCGAAGCTGCCGAGCCGCTGCCGGAGTGGGAGCAAGAACTCCTGGCCGCGACGACGCCGGCTCCAGAACCGATCACCAC
- a CDS encoding IS1634 family transposase, with the protein MYITRVPNRGSPPAVLLRESYRENGKVKTRTLANLTRWPEHKVDRLDRALKGLPPADWDLSEAFDITRSLPHGHVAAVLGTAAKLGIAELIDPTPSRNRDLVCAMLIATVIAPGSKLAIARGLRTQTATSSLGVVLGVAGADEDDLYEAMDWALARKDGIETALAARHLANGTLVLYDVSSAAFEGHTCPLGAIGHARDGVKGRRQIVYGLLCSPAGVPVAIEVFDGNTADPKTLTAQIDKLKTRFGLSNIALVGDRGMLTSARIRDELRPAALDWISALRAPQIKTLVEDGALQLSLFDEQNLFELTHPDYPGERLVCCHNPALAEERARKRGELLAATETELQTIAEATRRQKRPLRGQDKIALRVGKVCNKFKMAKHFDLHITDEAFSFTRNQQAIAAEAALDGIYVLRTSLPEHALGRDDVVGRYKDLADVERFFRTLNSELDVRPIRHRLAERVRAHMFLRMLSYYISWHMKQALAPILFADNDKPAAAAKRTDPVAPAQRSDKALAKAARKRTEDNYPVHSFTSLLTDLATICANYIQPTHDLPAFTKTTTPTPLQRRAFDLLGVSHRHGLP; encoded by the coding sequence ATGTACATCACCCGGGTGCCCAACCGGGGATCCCCGCCGGCGGTGCTGTTGCGGGAAAGCTACCGTGAGAACGGCAAGGTCAAGACCCGCACCCTGGCCAACCTGACCCGCTGGCCGGAACACAAGGTCGACAGACTCGATCGCGCGCTGAAGGGCCTACCCCCGGCGGACTGGGATCTATCCGAGGCGTTTGACATCACCCGCAGCCTGCCGCACGGGCATGTGGCCGCCGTGTTGGGCACCGCCGCCAAGCTGGGCATCGCCGAGCTGATCGACCCGACGCCCTCGCGTAACCGGGATCTGGTGTGCGCCATGCTGATCGCGACGGTGATCGCGCCGGGGTCGAAACTGGCGATCGCGCGCGGGCTGCGCACCCAGACCGCCACCAGCTCCCTGGGTGTGGTGCTGGGTGTGGCGGGCGCCGATGAGGACGACCTGTATGAGGCGATGGACTGGGCGCTGGCCCGCAAAGATGGCATCGAAACCGCCTTGGCCGCACGTCATTTGGCCAATGGCACCCTGGTGCTCTATGACGTGTCCTCGGCGGCGTTCGAGGGCCACACCTGCCCGCTGGGGGCGATCGGACACGCCCGCGACGGCGTCAAGGGTCGGCGCCAGATCGTCTACGGGCTGCTGTGCTCACCGGCCGGGGTTCCGGTCGCGATCGAGGTGTTTGACGGCAACACCGCCGACCCGAAAACCCTGACCGCCCAGATCGATAAGCTCAAAACCCGGTTCGGGCTATCCAACATCGCCCTGGTGGGCGATCGGGGCATGCTCACCAGTGCGCGCATCCGCGACGAGCTGCGCCCGGCGGCCCTGGATTGGATCAGCGCGCTGCGCGCCCCGCAGATCAAGACCCTGGTCGAGGACGGGGCGCTGCAGCTGTCGCTGTTCGATGAGCAAAACCTGTTCGAGCTCACCCATCCCGACTATCCGGGCGAGCGGCTGGTGTGCTGCCACAACCCCGCCCTGGCCGAGGAGCGCGCCCGCAAACGCGGCGAACTTTTGGCGGCCACCGAAACAGAGCTGCAGACCATCGCCGAGGCCACCCGCCGCCAGAAACGACCCTTACGCGGGCAAGACAAGATCGCCCTGCGGGTGGGCAAGGTATGCAACAAGTTCAAGATGGCCAAACACTTTGACCTGCACATCACCGACGAGGCGTTCAGTTTCACCCGCAACCAGCAGGCCATCGCCGCCGAGGCAGCCCTCGACGGCATCTACGTGCTGCGCACCAGCCTGCCCGAGCACGCCCTGGGCCGCGATGACGTGGTGGGCCGCTACAAAGACCTCGCCGACGTCGAACGCTTCTTCCGCACGCTCAACAGCGAACTAGACGTGCGGCCCATCCGGCACCGGCTCGCCGAGCGGGTCCGCGCGCACATGTTCTTACGCATGCTGTCCTACTACATCAGCTGGCACATGAAACAAGCCCTGGCCCCAATCCTGTTCGCCGACAACGACAAACCCGCCGCCGCCGCCAAACGCACCGACCCCGTCGCCCCCGCCCAACGCTCCGATAAAGCCCTCGCCAAGGCCGCCCGCAAACGCACCGAAGACAACTACCCGGTGCACAGCTTCACCAGCCTGCTCACCGACCTGGCCACCATCTGCGCCAACTACATCCAACCCACCCACGACCTGCCAGCGTTCACCAAGACCACCACCCCCACCCCGCTGCAACGGCGAGCCTTCGACCTCCTGGGCGTCTCCCATCGCCACGGCCTGCCGTAG
- a CDS encoding lactate 2-monooxygenase gives MAFSDYQNEIYLQGLAGVVPSLPMALAELEAKARSAMPPWVWSYVAGGAGDERTQRANCTAFERWGLIPRMFVGAKDRDLSVELFGLSLPSPVFMAPIGVIGICAQDGHGDLATARAAARTGVPMMVSTLTVDPLEQVAAEFGDTPGFFQLYTPTDRELAASFVHRAETAGYKGIVVTLDTWVPGWRPRDLGTANFPQLRGHCLSNYTSDPVFRAGLQRPPEEDPQGVVLRWVQQFGHSLTWDDLPWLRSLTKLPLIVKGICHPDDARRAKDGGVDAIYCSNHGGRQANGGLPALDCLPGVVEAADGLPVLFDSGVRSGADIIKALALGATAVGIGRPYAYGLALGGVDGIVHVLRALLAEADLIMAVDGYPTLRDLTPAALRPVG, from the coding sequence GTGGCGTTCTCCGACTACCAAAACGAAATCTACCTTCAGGGTTTGGCGGGTGTTGTCCCGTCGCTGCCCATGGCCTTGGCCGAGCTGGAAGCCAAAGCCCGGTCCGCGATGCCCCCGTGGGTGTGGTCATATGTCGCGGGCGGTGCCGGCGACGAACGCACTCAGCGGGCGAACTGCACCGCATTTGAACGCTGGGGCCTGATCCCGCGGATGTTCGTCGGCGCCAAGGACCGCGACCTCTCCGTCGAGCTGTTCGGGCTGTCGTTGCCGTCACCGGTGTTCATGGCGCCCATCGGGGTCATCGGCATCTGCGCTCAGGACGGCCACGGCGACCTGGCCACCGCGCGCGCGGCCGCCCGCACCGGTGTTCCGATGATGGTGTCGACACTGACCGTCGACCCGCTCGAACAGGTCGCCGCGGAATTCGGCGACACCCCGGGTTTCTTTCAGCTGTATACACCGACGGATCGGGAACTGGCCGCCAGCTTTGTGCATCGCGCCGAAACCGCGGGCTACAAGGGCATCGTGGTGACACTGGATACCTGGGTCCCTGGTTGGCGCCCGCGGGACCTGGGCACGGCAAACTTCCCGCAGTTGCGGGGCCACTGCCTGAGCAACTACACCAGCGACCCAGTGTTCCGCGCCGGACTGCAACGCCCGCCGGAAGAAGACCCGCAGGGCGTCGTTTTGCGCTGGGTACAACAGTTCGGCCATTCGCTGACATGGGATGACCTGCCGTGGCTGCGCTCGCTGACCAAGCTGCCGCTGATCGTCAAGGGCATCTGCCACCCCGACGACGCCCGGCGCGCCAAAGACGGTGGGGTCGACGCCATCTACTGCTCCAACCACGGCGGGCGCCAAGCCAACGGCGGTCTGCCGGCGCTGGACTGTCTGCCGGGCGTGGTCGAGGCCGCCGACGGGCTGCCGGTGCTGTTCGACTCCGGGGTGCGCAGCGGTGCCGACATCATCAAGGCTCTGGCGCTGGGCGCAACCGCGGTGGGCATCGGCCGCCCGTACGCCTACGGGCTGGCTCTCGGCGGAGTCGACGGCATCGTTCATGTGCTGCGCGCACTGCTGGCCGAAGCCGACCTCATCATGGCCGTCGACGGCTATCCCACGTTGCGCGATCTCACGCCGGCGGCGCTGCGACCGGTCGGCTAA
- a CDS encoding siderophore-interacting protein gives MAGRPVHSFEVVRREQLAPHLVRVVLGGSGFDTFVPNDFTDSYVKLVFVADDVDVAALPRPLTLDSFSGLPVEKQPVIRTMTVRRADPAARELTVDIVVHGEHGVAGPWAATAEPGQPMYLMGPGGAYAPDPTADWHLLAGDESALPAIAAALEALPDNAVGKAFIEISGPEDEIPLTAPQSVQVNWIYRGGRADLVPEDRAGDHAPLIEAVKTTQWLPGQVHVFIHGEAQAVMHNLRPYIRKEREVDAQRASISGYWRRGRTEETFRQWKKELAEAEAAGVAD, from the coding sequence GTGGCGGGTCGACCAGTGCACAGCTTCGAAGTGGTGCGTCGTGAACAACTCGCGCCGCATCTGGTCCGGGTGGTGCTCGGCGGCAGCGGCTTCGACACGTTTGTTCCCAACGACTTCACCGACTCGTACGTCAAGCTGGTATTCGTCGCCGACGACGTCGACGTGGCCGCGCTGCCCCGGCCGTTGACCCTGGACAGCTTTTCCGGCCTGCCGGTCGAGAAGCAGCCGGTGATCCGCACCATGACCGTGCGCCGCGCAGACCCGGCAGCCCGCGAGCTCACCGTCGACATCGTGGTACACGGCGAGCACGGGGTGGCCGGGCCATGGGCAGCGACCGCCGAGCCGGGCCAGCCGATGTACCTGATGGGCCCTGGCGGCGCCTATGCCCCCGACCCCACCGCTGACTGGCATCTGCTGGCCGGCGACGAATCCGCCCTTCCCGCCATCGCTGCTGCCCTCGAAGCGTTGCCGGACAACGCGGTGGGTAAGGCATTCATCGAAATCTCCGGCCCAGAAGACGAGATTCCGCTCACCGCACCGCAATCGGTCCAGGTGAATTGGATCTACCGAGGCGGTCGAGCCGACTTGGTACCCGAGGACCGCGCCGGTGACCACGCGCCGTTGATCGAGGCGGTCAAGACCACCCAGTGGTTGCCCGGTCAAGTGCACGTCTTCATCCACGGAGAAGCCCAGGCTGTCATGCACAACCTTCGCCCCTACATCCGCAAAGAGCGCGAAGTCGACGCGCAACGGGCGTCGATCTCCGGTTACTGGCGGCGGGGTCGCACCGAAGAAACCTTTCGGCAGTGGAAGAAGGAACTCGCCGAAGCCGAGGCGGCGGGGGTCGCGGACTGA
- the dprA gene encoding DNA-processing protein DprA has protein sequence MTESANGPTLRAWAYLSRVAEPPCAELAALVQRVGAVEAAERVRRGQVNDRLARHTEARREIDQAAADLELLRRRGGRLITPDDDEWPVLAFAAFGGAAVRAKPQGRTPMVLWAQGPARLDETAHRAAAVVGTRAATAYGEHVAADLAAGLSEKGVTVVSGGAYGIDGTAHRAALASDGITLAVLAGGIDIPYPAGHSALLHRIGGHGLLVTEYPPGVRPARHRFLTRNRLVAAFAGAAVVVEAGLRSGAANTAAWARALGRVVGAVPGPVTSSASAGCHALLRAGAEVVTRSDDVVELVGRIGELVADEPRPATALDALSDAERQVYEALPGRGGATIDEIAVGSGLAPAQVFGPLAMLEVAGLAEQREGRWRIVRVGTQQAAQTARLV, from the coding sequence ATGACCGAGTCGGCGAACGGCCCGACACTGCGGGCCTGGGCGTACCTGTCGCGGGTGGCCGAACCACCGTGCGCCGAGCTGGCGGCGTTGGTTCAACGCGTTGGTGCGGTCGAGGCGGCCGAACGAGTTCGGCGGGGCCAGGTCAACGACAGGCTTGCGCGACACACCGAAGCGAGACGTGAAATCGACCAAGCGGCAGCCGATCTGGAGCTTCTGCGTCGGCGCGGCGGGCGGCTGATCACACCCGACGACGACGAGTGGCCGGTGCTGGCTTTCGCCGCGTTCGGCGGCGCCGCGGTGCGCGCCAAACCGCAGGGCAGGACACCGATGGTGTTGTGGGCGCAGGGGCCGGCGCGGCTCGACGAAACCGCTCATCGCGCCGCGGCCGTCGTCGGAACCCGCGCTGCGACCGCCTACGGCGAGCACGTGGCGGCCGACCTCGCGGCGGGATTGTCCGAAAAAGGCGTCACGGTGGTCTCCGGCGGCGCCTATGGCATCGACGGGACGGCCCACCGCGCGGCGCTGGCATCCGACGGGATCACCCTGGCTGTGCTCGCCGGTGGGATCGACATTCCCTACCCGGCAGGGCATTCGGCGCTGCTGCATCGGATCGGCGGGCACGGTCTGCTCGTCACCGAGTACCCGCCTGGTGTGCGGCCGGCCCGCCACCGGTTTTTGACGCGCAACCGGTTGGTCGCCGCGTTCGCGGGTGCGGCGGTGGTGGTGGAGGCCGGGCTGCGCAGCGGCGCGGCGAACACGGCGGCGTGGGCACGGGCATTGGGGCGGGTGGTCGGCGCGGTTCCCGGACCGGTCACGTCGTCGGCGTCGGCTGGCTGTCACGCGCTGCTGCGCGCGGGCGCGGAGGTGGTTACCCGTTCCGACGACGTCGTCGAGTTGGTCGGCCGCATCGGGGAACTGGTGGCCGACGAACCGCGGCCCGCGACGGCGTTGGACGCGCTCAGCGACGCCGAGCGGCAGGTGTATGAGGCGTTGCCGGGCCGCGGCGGCGCCACGATCGACGAGATTGCTGTGGGGTCGGGGCTAGCGCCGGCCCAGGTGTTCGGGCCGCTGGCGATGCTGGAGGTTGCCGGTTTAGCCGAGCAGCGTGAGGGCCGTTGGAGGATCGTCCGGGTGGGTACACAGCAGGCAGCGCAAACCGCCCGGCTCGTATAG
- a CDS encoding YifB family Mg chelatase-like AAA ATPase, producing MALGRAFSVAVRGLDGEIVEIEADITSGLPGVHLVGLPDAALQESRDRVRAAITNCGNQWPMSRLTLALSPATLPKMGSVYDLALAAAVLSAQRRKPWRRLQTTVLLGELALDGRVRPVRGVLPAVVAAKADGWSAVVVPAGNLAEASLVDGIDVWGVRTLGQLQTWLGGEASLDGRISAISAAPESAADLADVVGQAQARFAVEVAAAGGHHLMLTGPPGVGKTMLAQRLPGLLPSLSASESLEVTAIHSVAGLLSDATPLITRPPFVAPHHSSSVAALVGGGSGMARPGAVSCAHRGVLFLDECAEIGVSALEALRTPLEDGEIRIARRDGVARYPARFQLVLAANPCPCAPSDPRDCICPAAAKRRYLGRLSGPLLDRVDLRVEMHPVRASAFSATHSESTAQVRRRVARARYAAAERWRPHGFRTNAEVSGTLLRRKFRLDSVAMAPLRAALDRGLLSIRGVDRTLRVAWTLADLAGRSAPGVDEVAAALSFRQPGASR from the coding sequence ATGGCGCTGGGGCGGGCGTTCTCGGTCGCAGTGCGGGGCTTGGACGGTGAGATCGTCGAAATCGAAGCCGACATCACCTCGGGGCTACCGGGCGTGCACTTGGTGGGCCTGCCCGACGCCGCCCTGCAGGAGTCCCGGGACCGAGTCCGCGCCGCCATCACCAACTGCGGCAATCAGTGGCCGATGAGCCGGCTGACCCTGGCGTTGTCGCCGGCGACGCTGCCGAAGATGGGGTCGGTCTACGACCTGGCCCTGGCGGCCGCGGTGCTGTCCGCGCAGCGAAGAAAACCGTGGCGGCGGCTACAAACCACGGTGCTGCTGGGGGAACTGGCTCTCGACGGGCGAGTGCGCCCAGTGCGCGGGGTGCTGCCGGCAGTGGTGGCCGCCAAGGCCGATGGCTGGTCGGCCGTCGTAGTGCCGGCCGGCAACCTGGCGGAGGCCAGCCTGGTTGACGGCATCGACGTCTGGGGTGTGCGCACCCTGGGACAACTGCAAACCTGGCTGGGCGGCGAGGCGTCGCTGGACGGCCGAATCAGCGCGATATCCGCTGCGCCCGAGTCGGCAGCCGATCTCGCTGATGTGGTGGGGCAGGCGCAGGCCCGCTTCGCGGTCGAGGTGGCGGCCGCCGGCGGGCATCACCTCATGCTGACCGGTCCGCCCGGAGTGGGCAAAACCATGCTGGCGCAACGCCTTCCGGGCTTGCTGCCGTCGCTGTCGGCAAGCGAGTCGTTGGAAGTCACCGCGATTCACTCGGTGGCCGGGCTGTTGTCGGATGCGACGCCCTTGATCACCAGGCCGCCGTTCGTCGCGCCGCATCACAGCTCCAGCGTCGCCGCGCTCGTCGGAGGCGGCTCGGGGATGGCGCGCCCGGGCGCGGTCAGCTGCGCCCACCGCGGGGTGCTGTTCCTCGACGAGTGCGCCGAAATCGGTGTGAGTGCACTGGAGGCTTTGCGAACACCGTTGGAAGACGGAGAGATTCGCATCGCGCGCCGCGACGGGGTGGCGCGCTACCCGGCGCGCTTCCAGCTGGTGCTGGCGGCTAACCCGTGTCCGTGCGCGCCTTCGGACCCGCGAGACTGCATCTGTCCGGCCGCGGCGAAACGGCGCTATCTGGGCAGGCTGTCGGGGCCCCTGCTGGATCGGGTCGACCTGCGCGTCGAGATGCACCCGGTGCGGGCCAGCGCGTTCTCCGCTACCCACAGCGAGTCGACGGCACAGGTGCGCCGCCGGGTGGCGCGGGCCCGCTACGCGGCGGCCGAGCGTTGGCGGCCACATGGATTCCGCACCAACGCCGAAGTCAGCGGCACCCTGCTGCGGCGAAAGTTCCGGCTGGACAGCGTGGCGATGGCACCGCTGCGGGCTGCGCTGGACCGCGGCCTGCTCAGCATCCGCGGCGTCGATCGCACTTTGCGTGTCGCGTGGACGCTGGCCGATTTGGCCGGCCGCTCAGCACCCGGTGTCGACGAGGTCGCTGCCGCGCTGAGCTTTCGCCAACCGGGAGCATCGCGATGA
- a CDS encoding YraN family protein, producing MTTLTRAELGALGEQLAVDHLTRSGLRIVTRNWRCRYGEIDVIATDAAARTVVFVEVKTRTGDGFGGLANAVTPQKARRLRRLAALWLAGQDRGWAAIRIDVIGVRIGRCRTPEITHLQGIS from the coding sequence ATGACGACGTTGACGCGAGCCGAGCTGGGAGCACTGGGTGAGCAACTGGCCGTCGATCACCTGACCCGGTCGGGGTTGCGGATTGTGACCCGCAACTGGCGCTGCCGGTACGGCGAGATAGACGTGATCGCCACCGACGCTGCTGCGCGCACGGTGGTGTTCGTCGAGGTCAAGACCCGCACCGGCGACGGTTTCGGCGGCCTGGCGAACGCGGTGACCCCGCAGAAGGCGCGCCGGCTGCGTCGGCTGGCCGCGCTGTGGCTGGCCGGTCAGGACCGCGGGTGGGCGGCCATCCGCATCGACGTCATCGGCGTGCGGATCGGGCGCTGCCGCACCCCCGAGATCACCCATCTGCAAGGGATCAGCTGA
- a CDS encoding hemerythrin domain-containing protein, with translation MCERGLPSVSEQTVPGLGRRELLGISVVATGGLALAACGRRSSEPNAPQQEAPVTPPEDLMREHGVLKRVLLIYREAIRRLEAGEPIPAQPLAAGAGIIRHFIEDYHEHLEEQYVFPRLEQAGKLTDVTAILRTQHQRGRALTDRVLAATSAPAVSDPQSRERLLHDLSAFVRMYEPHEAREDTVVFPALRDTMPAKEFLELADTFEDEEHRRFGHAGFEGIVDQVADIEKSLGIYELAQFTP, from the coding sequence ATGTGCGAGAGAGGGTTGCCCAGCGTGTCTGAACAAACCGTGCCGGGGCTTGGCCGGCGTGAGCTGCTGGGCATCTCGGTCGTTGCGACCGGTGGGCTAGCCCTGGCCGCCTGTGGCCGCCGGTCATCGGAACCGAATGCGCCCCAGCAAGAGGCGCCAGTCACCCCACCCGAAGACCTGATGCGCGAGCACGGGGTGCTCAAGCGGGTGCTGTTGATCTACCGGGAAGCCATCCGCCGTCTGGAAGCGGGCGAGCCGATACCGGCCCAGCCGTTGGCCGCCGGGGCCGGCATCATTCGCCATTTCATCGAGGATTATCACGAGCACCTCGAAGAGCAGTACGTGTTTCCCCGACTCGAACAGGCTGGCAAACTCACCGACGTCACTGCGATTTTGCGCACCCAGCACCAGCGTGGCCGCGCGCTGACCGATCGGGTTCTTGCTGCGACCAGCGCCCCGGCTGTCTCGGATCCACAAAGCCGGGAGCGGTTGCTGCATGACCTGTCGGCTTTTGTGCGCATGTACGAGCCACACGAGGCGCGCGAGGACACCGTCGTGTTCCCGGCATTGCGGGACACCATGCCCGCCAAAGAGTTTCTCGAGCTGGCCGACACATTCGAAGACGAGGAGCACCGCCGCTTCGGGCACGCCGGCTTCGAAGGCATCGTCGACCAAGTTGCCGACATCGAAAAAAGCCTCGGCATCTACGAGCTGGCCCAGTTCACCCCGTAG
- a CDS encoding PadR family transcriptional regulator gives MGEFQRGAVRLHILHHASEQEIHGAWITKELARHGHDISPGTLYPTLHRLEADGLLSSKRRVVDGRARRVYRVTQAGKRALRQDRKALAELAREVLGDRLLPDVRPASQRSSVRGSARRGAR, from the coding sequence ATGGGTGAATTCCAGCGCGGCGCGGTGCGGCTTCATATCTTGCATCATGCTTCCGAACAGGAAATCCACGGTGCCTGGATCACCAAAGAACTCGCGCGTCACGGCCACGACATCAGCCCGGGAACGCTGTATCCGACCCTGCATCGGCTGGAGGCCGACGGGCTGCTGAGCTCCAAGCGACGGGTGGTCGACGGCCGCGCCCGACGCGTTTATCGAGTCACGCAGGCCGGAAAGCGGGCCCTGCGACAAGACCGCAAGGCTTTGGCGGAGTTGGCTCGTGAAGTGCTCGGCGACCGGTTGCTACCGGACGTCAGGCCTGCGTCGCAGCGATCCTCGGTGCGCGGTAGCGCTCGACGCGGTGCCCGCTAG
- a CDS encoding DUF190 domain-containing protein: MDEDCLKLSAYFDERQRTRGRFLADVLLGIYEERRVATSIVLRGIAGFGSRHQLRSDQSLSLSEDPPVAVIAVDTRTAIEALLEPRLAMPRRGLVTLERARLLRDDIGPVQLSDDLHEATKLTIYVGRKERVYGVPAYIALCDLMYRRQLAGASVFLGVDGTVRGQRKRARFFDRNADVPMMIIAVGSGERIGRVLPELGGLLRRPLVTLERVRVCKRDGEMLERPHALPGTDDHGLPLWQKLMVYTSESARCDGMPVHRALIHRLRQRRASRGATVLRGIWGFHGDHEPHGDRLFSLGRRVPVVTIIIDSPDNIAESFDVVDELTREHGLVTSEMVPALVTGDDDGRGDGMRIARYGY; the protein is encoded by the coding sequence GTGGACGAGGACTGCCTCAAGCTCAGCGCGTACTTCGACGAGCGTCAGCGCACCCGCGGCCGGTTCCTCGCCGATGTGTTGCTCGGCATATACGAAGAGCGACGAGTGGCAACCAGCATAGTGCTGCGCGGCATTGCCGGCTTCGGCTCGCGGCACCAGCTAAGAAGCGACCAATCCCTGAGCTTGTCCGAGGACCCGCCCGTCGCTGTCATCGCGGTGGATACCAGGACAGCGATCGAGGCGCTACTCGAGCCGCGACTTGCGATGCCGCGACGCGGGTTAGTGACCCTCGAGCGGGCGCGCTTGCTGCGCGACGACATTGGACCCGTCCAGCTGTCCGACGATCTGCACGAGGCGACCAAACTGACGATCTACGTCGGTCGCAAGGAACGCGTCTACGGCGTTCCCGCATACATCGCGCTGTGCGACCTGATGTATCGGCGTCAGCTCGCGGGCGCGTCGGTATTCCTTGGCGTCGACGGAACCGTGCGTGGACAGCGCAAACGTGCCCGGTTCTTCGACCGCAACGCGGATGTACCGATGATGATCATTGCTGTCGGAAGCGGTGAGCGCATCGGGCGGGTGCTGCCAGAACTCGGTGGACTGCTGCGGCGGCCGCTCGTCACGCTTGAACGGGTCAGGGTGTGCAAGCGCGACGGCGAGATGCTGGAAAGACCGCATGCGCTACCGGGAACCGACGATCACGGGCTGCCGCTGTGGCAGAAGCTGATGGTCTATACCTCCGAGTCAGCCCGCTGTGACGGCATGCCCGTGCACCGTGCGCTGATCCACCGACTTCGGCAGCGCAGGGCGTCCCGGGGCGCGACGGTGTTGCGGGGAATCTGGGGCTTCCACGGCGACCACGAACCGCACGGCGATCGCCTGTTCTCGCTGGGCCGTCGGGTCCCGGTTGTCACCATCATCATCGACAGTCCCGACAACATTGCTGAATCCTTCGACGTGGTCGACGAACTCACCCGCGAGCACGGACTGGTGACCAGTGAGATGGTGCCCGCGCTGGTGACCGGCGACGATGACGGTCGCGGTGATGGCATGCGCATCGCACGCTACGGGTACTGA